Proteins from a genomic interval of Odontesthes bonariensis isolate fOdoBon6 chromosome 7, fOdoBon6.hap1, whole genome shotgun sequence:
- the nfat5a gene encoding nuclear factor of activated T-cells 5a isoform X3 — MGAPSSGPSTSSSDHLTVAQHLHSTGGDGAGASEMQGMEATGSAASRGNSGANATPGDIGTGVLSGIGVQQLQNTPSKRRPVLSISPPPEDLFDDSQMSCQDEPAASGAPGPDSEHSSSMWADDSVSNFSLISSISYNDNTEVPRKSRKRTPRQRPGPKPTPPEDSMDVFDADSAKAPHFVLSQLGTDKTGPMASSLESGTVVRGGSLSAQFPQRSDGKELKILVQPETQHRARYLTEGSRGSVKDRTQQGFPTIKLEGISEPVVLQVFVANDAGRVKPHGFYQACRVTGRNTTACKEVDIEGTTVIEIPLEPSNDMILAVDCVGILKLRNADVEARIGVAGSKKKSTRARLAFRVSIPQPDGSVLTLQVPSSPILCTQPAGVPEILKKSLHSCSVGGGEEVFIIGKNFLKGTKVIFQENIADDNSWQAEAKIDMDLFHQNHLIVTVPPFHNPSITSPVSVGIFVMTNAGKSHDAQPFTYTPDSADNSNIRTVKTEGPTLVKTCIFDEQIKSMSSEQTDCSGQPTKRQEDTPMEVSNNPQPTDVFKTSPDPLISVQQTLELSSGPHPGGESFQSPMPLQPEDVELPQAPPVFPSLESLSTIQKQDLSSPSSFPVSGDTTIPPVTAEVPQQFLRDPQESLSPESSDNGGRIVVVAMPQIAAPSPPHSQQSQVTLFPQEGVAQLERAVRELQAGGNTTLQQVLEAAVAQQQLNSVLYSPTPSADSLQQHVQENMNSLRLGTTDNSLSAQQQLQIQQQQQQQQQQQQQQQQQIEQQFQQHQQLQQQQILENLQQHQQQQQQQHIQQQQVLNNMQIQQQLILQPQDQQQLQQQRIMENIQQQQQQLQQNQQQQVLNNIQLQDQQQQNQILTNLQQHQLQQQQQQQQQNQALSNLQQQQLQEQQVLENLQQHLQAELLQPQIRPSAQAQQPVALLQQAGELLTIQTSFPTQPPSHTSPPQQLFQSPRPLAETQSSQQQVQAALLQNTLTVLTSGALSSDQQSTGSALYLSPNPQPQQQQQQLAFISSMETSTSQPQSVSMFQNQPQAQLSQMQQQSTPMEQQQSPQQNQQQPPQIPMGQQGSLFQTIPNHSQANPVPQNQISQPQQTGLLLCTTDLNPQAIIFSTQTQGPPPIAAIGVGISQTDPAEPMSFQDQSSSGSTSTSTGNQQRSLFQEQQPMQVTPSSNQVPGTQPVKLFIPQTSLSSLQSTVGSQELNSQATAPAATIFVVQGGVGVVASPGQQPPEQLFQTTVGGNVAPQGQANLFVFGIQNDSSQLLSSSGPSLPAQSQAQSSSHMQPLLDQPMAQAASTMHSNLQNSLQAQMQTSLENAMQSNTTTALQPGLQGSIETSLPTPMQTSLQTQIQSSLQSQLQASISATSSMDKIEDLLESLQKQ; from the exons ATGGGAGCTCCATCCAGTGGCCCCTCTACCTCATCCTCAGATCATCTCACGGTTGCCCAGCATCTCCACTCCACAGGAGGGGATGGAGCTGGAGCTTCAGAGATGCAAGGTATGGAGGCTACCGGATCTGCCGCCAGCAGAGGCAACAGTGGAGCAAACGCCACCCCAGGGGACATAGGGACAGGGGTGTTGTCAGGGATAGGCGTGCAGCAGCTTCAGAACACCCCATCGAAACGAAGGCCGGTATTGAGCATATCTCCACCACCTGAGGATCTGTTTGACGACAGCCAAATGTCCTGCCAAGATGAGCCTGCGGCGTCGGGGGCACCAGGTCCAGACTCGGAGCACAGCAGCAGTATGTGGGCTGATGATTCCGTCTCAAACTTCAGCTTAATCAGCTCCATATCCTACAACGACAACACAGAGGTGCCACGAAAGTCTAGAAAACGCACCCCGCGTCAGCGGCCAGGCCCCAAGCCGACTCCTCCAGAAGACAGCATGGATGTGTTTGATGCTGACAGCGCCAAGGCTCCTCATTTTGTCCTGTCCCAGCTGGGCACAGACAAGACCGGTCCCATGGCCAG CTCTCTTGAGTCGGGGACTGTGGTGAGAGGTGGGTCATTGTCTGCTCAGTTCCCCCAGAGGAGCGATGGAAAGGAGCTAAAGATCCTGGTGCAGCCAGAAACCCAGCACAGAGCTCGCTATCTAACCGAGGGCAGCAGAGGTTCCGTTAAAGATCGGACACAGCAGGGATTTCCTACCATCAAG TTGGAAGGGATTAGTGAACCAGTCGTGCTGCAGGTGTTTGTAGCAAATGATGCAGGCAGGGTGAAACCTCATGGTTTCTACCAGGCGTGCAGAGTGACGGGACGCAACACCACAGCCTGCAAGGAGGTGGACATAGAGGGCACCACAGTTATAGAGATCCCTCTGGAGCCGAGCAACGACATGATACTGGC GGTGGACTGTGTAGGAATTTTGAAGCTGCGTAATGCAGACGTTGAAGCTCGTATTGGTGTGGCAGGATCTAAAAAGAAGAGTACACGTGCCAGGCTGGCCTTCAGAGTCAGCATCCCCCAACCTGATGGATCAGTGCTTACTTTGCAGGTCCCCTCATCACCCATCCTCTGCA CCCAGCCAGCCGGAGTGCCAGAGATCCTGAAGAAGAGCCTCCACAGCTGCTCAgtgggaggaggagaggaggtgtTTATCATTGGAAAGAACTTCCTCAAAGGAACCAAAGTTATTTTTCAGGAGAACATTGCAG ATGACAATTCCTGGCAAGCTGAGGCAAAGATTGACATGGACCTTTTCCATCAG AATCATTTGATAGTGACGGTCCCTCCGTTCCACAACCCGTCAATTACTTCTCCCGTGTCTGTGGGAATTTTTGTGATGACCAACGCTGGTAAATCACATGACGCCCAGCCCTTCACCTATACTCCCGACTCAG CTGATAATTCAAATATCCGGACAGTCAAAACAGAAGGACCAACCCTGGTCAAGACCTGTATATTTGATGAACAGATCAAATCTATGTCCTCTGAGCAAACTGACTGCTCAGGCCAACCTACCAAACGGCAGGAGGACACACCTATGGAGGTGTCAAATAATCCACAACCCACAGATGTCTTCAAA ACATCCCCTGACCCTCTTATCTCAGTGCAGCAGACCCTGGAGCTTAGCTCCGGTCCACATCCAGGTGGAGAGTCCTTTCAGAGCCCAATGCCCTTACAGCCGGAAGACGTGGAGCTTCCCCAGGCACCCCCTGTCTTCCCCAGCCTTGAGTCTCTCAGCACCATACAAAAGCAAGATCTTTCCTCCCCAAGCTCCTTCCCAGTGTCCGGAGATACCACAATCCCACCTGTAACGGCAGAGGTCCCTCAGCAGTTCCTCAGAGACCCTCAGGAAAGTTTGTCTCCTGAAAGCTCTGATAATGGTGGAAGGATTGTGGTTGTAGCCATGCCTCAGATCGCAGCGCCCTCTCCGCCACATTCACAACAGTCACAGGTTACCCTGTTTCCCCAGGAAGGGGTGGCCCAACTCGAGAGGGCAGTGAGAGAGCTACAGGCTGGAGGTAACACCACCCTCCAGCAGGTGCTGGAGGCAGCTGTAgcccagcagcagctcaactcTGTGCTTTACAGCCCAACACCCTCTGCAGACTCCCTGCAACAGCATGTCCAGGAGAACATGAACAGCCTTAGGTTGGGAACCACTGATAATTCACTATCAGCACAGCAACAGCTGCAGatacaacaacagcagcagcagcagcagcagcagcaacaacaacaacaacaacaaatagagCAGCAATTTCAACAACATCAGCaactgcagcaacaacaaaTCCTTGAGAACCTtcaacaacatcaacaacaacagcagcagcagcacatacAGCAGCAGCAAGTCCTCAACAACATGCAGATCCAACAACAACTTATCTTGCAGCCACAAGACCAACAGCAACTGCAGCAACAGCGAATCATGGAGAATattcaacagcagcaacaacagctgCAGCAAAATCAGCAACAGCAAGTCCTTAATAATATCCAGCTTCAGGACCAgcaacaacaaaatcaaattctTACCAATTTACAACAACATcaactacagcagcagcagcaacaacagcagcaaaatCAAGCACTGAGCAACTTGCAACAGCAACAATTACAAGAGCAACAGGTCTTGGAGAATTTACAGCAGCATCTACAAGCTGAGTTGCTCCAGCCCCAGATCCGTCCCTCTGCCCAAGCACAGCAACCCGTCGCCCTCCTGCAGCAGGCTGGGGAGCTGCTTACCATCCAGACCAGCTTCCCAACACAGCCTCCATCCCACACATCTCCCCCACAGCAACTCTTTCAATCACCCAGACCCCTGGCTGAGACCCAGAGCTCCCAACAGCAGGTCCAGGCTGCCCTGCTCCAGAATACACTGACTGTTCTGACTAGTGGCGCTCTCAGCTCAGATCAGCAATCCACAGGGTCAGCCCTGTATTTGTCCCCAAATCCTCAACcccagcaacagcagcagcagttggCGTTCATCTCTTCCATGGAGACCTCTACCAGCCAGCCTCAGTCTGTTTCAATGTTTCAGAACCAACCCCAAGCTCAGCTTTCCCagatgcagcagcagagcaccccgatggagcagcagcagtctccccagcagaaccaacagcagccGCCACAGATTCCGATGGGCCAGCAGGGCTCCTTGTTCCAAACTATCCCAAACCACTCGCAGGCAAATCCTGTTCCCCAGAACCAAATCTCACAACCCCAACAAACAGGTCTGCTTCTTTGTACCACTGATCTTAACCCACAAGCGATAATCTTCAGCACCCAGACCCAAGGTCCTCCACCTATTGCAGCCATTGGTGTTGGAATCTCTCAGACAGACCCAGCAGAGCCGATGTCATTCCAAGACCAGAGCTCGTCAGGGAGCACCTCGACATCCACTGGGAATCAACAACGGAGCTTATTCCAGGAACAGCAGCCAATGCAAGTGACCCCCAGCTCAAACCAAGTCCCAGGCACTCAACCTGTGAAGCTGTTCATACCACAGACTTCTCTGTCCAGCTTACAGAGCACTGTTGGCTCACAAGAGCTGAACAGCCAGGCCACGGCCCCTGCTGCAACTATCTTTGTGGTACAGGGTGGTGTGGGTGTGGTTGCCAGCCCTGGTCAGCAGCCCCCAGAGCAGCTTTTCCAGACAACAGTGGGTGGGAATGTGGCTCCACAAGGACAAGCcaacctttttgtttttggaatCCAGAATG ACTCATCCCAGCTGCTCAGTTCTTCTGGACCCTCCCTGCCAGCCCAGAGCCAGGCCCAGAGCTCCAGTCACATGCAGCCTCTGTTGGATCAACCCATGGCCCAAGCTGCCTCCACCATGCACAGCAACCTACAGAATAGCCTTCAGGCACAAATGCAGACCAGCCTAGAGAACGCAATGCAGTCCAACACAACAACAGCTCTACAGCCCGGCTTACAGGGGTCCATAGAAACAAGCCTGCCAACTCCAATGCAGACCAGTCTACAGACACAGATACAGAGCAGCTTACAAAGTCAATTGCAGGCATCCATATCCGCAACATCTAGCATGGATAAAATTGAGGACCTTCTGGAAAGCCTACAAAAGCAGTGA